A genomic stretch from Dermacentor silvarum isolate Dsil-2018 unplaced genomic scaffold, BIME_Dsil_1.4 Seq762, whole genome shotgun sequence includes:
- the LOC125941974 gene encoding uncharacterized protein LOC125941974 produces the protein MGDGAENGIRFCQWVAYVDARAQRENESMTDYMYARLERIRRGSYKLSDDDVVDWLVQGVRSASAKPILAAFHDLRRGTIRQFLHYVQQLDRRDVGLKDDRKPPTLSKTPKPTERNTTDSANTPAPKYTRQPADTCARCKKKGHTAIDYPDPDTRTEDEKAAAARRRQAKSPTQGINSVAIPDTGGRRIILLQANVNGIASHALWDTGSAVTLIDEQFAQNGNIEVATDVDWVLGGPFGNSCKPTGVTQVNIVIGAACATVEAKVIKNLPYEVMVDLDWRQAIPFD, from the coding sequence ATGGGCGACGGCGCTGAAAACGGAATTCGATTTTGCCAATGGGTTGCTTACGTTGACGCAAGAGCACAGCGAGAAAACGAAAGCATGACGGACTACATGTACGCACGCCTCGAGCGCATCAGACGTGGTTCATACAAACTGTCCGACGACGACGTGGTCGACTGGCTCGTACAGGGAGTGCGTTCAGCAAGTGCAAAGCCAATTTTGGCAGCCTTTCACGATCTCCGACGCGGAACTATCCGCCAGTTCTTGCATTACGTGCAACAACTAGACCGGCGAGATGTTGGACTGAAAGACGACAGAAAGCCTCCAACACTCAGCAAAACTCCGAAGCCGACCGAAAGAAATACAACCGACTCTGCGAACACTCCGGCGCCGAAATACACACGTCAACCGGCCGACACATGTGCCCGTTGCAAAAAGAAGGGACACACAGCGATAGACTACcccgatccagacacacgtacaGAAGAcgaaaaagcagcagcagcacgacGACGTCAAGCGAAAAGTCCAACACAAGGCATCAACAGTGTCGCCATCCCAGACACTGGTGGGCGCAGGATCATACTGCTGCAAGCCAATGTAAATGGCATCGCGTCACATGCACTCTGGGACACAGGCTCAGCAGTAACGCTTATCGATGAACAGTTTGCACAAAACGGCAACATTGAAGTTGCTACGGACGTGGACTGGGTATTGGGTGGTCCATTTGGCAACTCGTGCAAACCTACTGGTGTGACTCAAGTGAACATTGTTATTGGTGCCGCTTGTGCGACAGTGGAAGCAAAGGTAATCAAGAACCTTCCCTATGAGGTGATGGTAGACCTCGACTGGCGACAAGCCATTCCATTCGACTAA